A single Populus alba chromosome 7, ASM523922v2, whole genome shotgun sequence DNA region contains:
- the LOC118032114 gene encoding protein NLP1: protein MKEGIVHIHLVERPVRDKGNGEKTTDSDKFGNRGKCFSVVDALPLVETLSDQPGFVPLNGPIRSIFGFENPFAANGAMTGSDNKENVGSPESMVLGLEFNDLSIIQNECEEEGDPTIMREGNVWSPVVPHPVFASEIFDILEYVCHVYKLPLALTWILDGREPTRNSEGENVLRVEDTACYVNDLGAAEFVEICAEFDLEQGQGVAGKALLSDIYFVPDVSELDPADYPFVYEAWEFGLHGAVAIKLRSTYRRSVDYILEFFLPSKMREISEKQLLVNKILSTLQKSCRNSWIVCGMDLNVADVVSDVTAAEMSDITLMPNPGSSPSASNVDGSNPNNIMGWNMLSPVGDFVEIYETDEKETGESKAILEPASSADKEMVNLDCSKGILSINNGNKSEV from the exons GTTTGGCAACAGGGGCAAATGTTTCAGTGTAGTCGATGCCCTCCCGTTGGTGGAAACCCTTAGCGACCAGCCGGGCTTTGTGCCTCTCAATGGACCCATCAGATCGATATTTGGTTTTGAAAACCCATTTGCAGCCAATGGGGCGATGACCG GATCGGACAACAAGGAGAACGTGGGCAGTCCAGAATCCATGGTGTTAGGTCTAGAGTTCAATGATCTTAGCATAATACAAAATGAATGCGAGGAAGAAGGTGATCCTACTATCATGAGAGAAGGAAATGTGTGGTCTCCAGTGGTACCCCATCCTGTATTTGCCT CTGAGATATTTGACATATTAGAATATGTGTGTCATGTATATAAGCTGCCCCTGGCACTAACATGGATATTGGATGGCAGAGAGCCTACCAGAAATTCTGAGGGGGAAAATGTTCTACGCGTTGAGGATACTGCTTGCTACGTCAATGATTTAGGAGCAGCAGAATTTGTTGAGATATGTGCAGAATTTGATCTTGAGCAAGGGCAAGGTGTTGCTGGAAAAGCCCTTCTATCAGATATTTATTTTGTCCCCGATGTCTCTGAACTCGATCCAGCTGATTATCCATTTGTTTATGAAGCATGGGAGTTTGGCCTTCATGGTGCCGTTGCGATCAAGCTAAGAAGCACTTACAGGAGAAGTGTGGATTACATATTAGAATTTTTTCTCCCTTcaaaaatgagagaaatttCAGAAAAACAACTTTTGGTGAATAAAATACTATCAACCTTGCAGAAGAGCTGTAGGAATTCATGGATAGTTTGTGGAATGGATTTAAATGTGGCTGATGTTGTCTCTGATGTTACCGCGGCTGAGATGTCTGATATCACACTGATGCCTAATCCTGGCAGCTCTCCATCAGCTTCAAATGTTGATGGTTCAAATCCAAATAATATCATGGGATGGAATATGCTTAGTCCAGTGGGTGACTTCGTGGAAATATATGAGACTGATGAAAAG GAAACTGGAGAATCGAAAGCCATACTGGAACCAGCTTCAAGTGCTGACAAGGAGATGGTCAACTTAGACTGTTCCAAGGGGATCTTATCTATAAATAATGGAAACAAATCTGAGGTGTAG
- the LOC140955763 gene encoding uncharacterized protein, with protein MGKIKIGAIKMKIVEFLLQLLHLITSRLPSILPAAPPNIDDLESQSSQPLPSSSNTTSESQSPTGGRPPLTINESQRNNVLDAKPDLETELRKTLLSLCFTAAIQITIQYGQAADSEAHYPIILISLAVVAIFASLFVSPFIGKKIPTASKVLEKVAFFLAATAFFLRNSNSIPSWHQMCYMGSLHHFLDRYCLLHLPLGTVVLKCKIRQLIVP; from the exons ATGG GAAAGATCAAGATTGGTGCAATCAAGATGAAGATCGTGG AATTTCTGCTCCAACTCTTGCACCTCATAACATCACGCCTGCCATCAATACTGCCAGCTGCTCCTCCTAATATTGACGACCTGGAATCGCAATCATCGCAAccccttccttcttcttctaatACCACCTCAGAATCACAATCACCAACAGGAGGGCGGCCGCCTCTTACCATCAACGAATCACAGCGAAACAATGTTCTTGACGCGAAGCCGGACTTGGAAACGGAACTAAGGAAGACACTCCTGAGTTTGTGCTTCACAGCAGCAATTCAAATCACGATTCAGTACGGACAGGCTGCTGACTCTGAAGCCCACTACCCCATCATTTTGATCTCCTTAGCTGTTGTAGCTATCTTTGCTTCTCTATTCGTCTCACCGTTTATTGGAAAAAAGATTCCGACTGCATCCAAGGTGCTGGAGAAAGTTGCGTTCTTCCTAGCGGCCACAGCGTTTTTTCTTCGCAATAGCAACTCCATTCCCTCTTGGCATCAGATGTGCTATATGGGCAGTCTACATCATTTCCTTGATCGCTATTGTCTTTTGCACTTGCCTCTAGGTACCGTGGTTCTGAAATGCAAAATTCGACAGTTAATTGTGCCATAA